GGTTGTGGCGAACCGAAATGCCTTCGTTGCGGAAGTTGCGGTTGATCTCGAACACGCGCTCGAAACCGCCGACGATCAGGCGCTTGAGGTACAGCTCGGGCGCGATGCGCAGGTACATCTCTTGGTCGAGCGCGTTGTGGTGCGTGACGAACGGCTTGGCGTTCGCGCCGCCGGGAATCGGGTGCAGCATCGGCGTCTCGACTTCGAGGAAGCCGTTCTTGACCATGAAGTTGCGGAGGCCGGAGACCGCATTGCTGCGCGCGATGAAGCGCTTGCGTGCGTCCTCGTCGGTCATCAGATCGACGTAACGCTGGCGGTACTTCACTTCCTGATCGGCCACGCCGTGGAACTTGTCGGGCATGGGGCGCAGGCTCTTGGTGAGCATGCGGATCTTGGTGACCTTCACGGACAGCTCGCCCGCCTTGGTCTTCATGAGCGTGCCTTCGGCGCCGATGATGTCGCCCAGATCCCACTTCTTGAAGTCGGCGTAGAGTTCTTCGCCCACGGCGTCGCGCGTCACGTAGAGCTGGATGCGGCCGGTGGCGTCCTGCACGGTGGCGAAGCTGGCCTTGCCCATCACGCGCTTGAGCATCATGCGGCCGCCCACGCTGACGGTGATGTTTTGCGCTTCGAGCGCTTCGGCCTCGGTTTCGCCGTAGGTGGCGGCCAGAGCGCCTGCTCGGTGGGATGGCTTGAAGTCGTTGGGGAATGCCACGCCTTTGCCAGCCGCCTGCGCTTCACGCAGCACCTTGAGTTTTTCACGGCGCTCTGCGACGAGCTTGTTCTCGTCAACGGGTACTGCAGGAGTGTTCGTAGGCTGATCGGATGACATAAAGAATTCGGTGGTTGCCCGGAAGGGTGACAATAGCGGCAGTCAAAGCTCCGTTGCCGGGGCGACGTGCGCTGGAAAACCCTCAATTTTAAGTCCAAGCGCGCAAAACGGGCTGGCAAGGGCTTTCGACTTCCATTGTTGCGAGCAGAAGTTTATGAAAATCACCATTGTTGGCGCGGGCTACGTAGGCCTCGTGTCGGCGGCATGCTTTGCGGAACTGGGCAATCAGGTACTCTGCGTGGAGCGTGATACGGCGCGTGTCGAGCGCCTGAAAAATGCCGAAGTCCCGATCTTCGAGCCGGGTCTGTCCGAGCTGATTGCCAAGAATCTGGCGGCCGGGCGTCTGGTCTTCACCACCGAGATGAAGGCTGGAGTTCGCCATGCGGATGCCCTTTTCATCGCCGTGGGCACGCCGCCCAAGGGCGATTCGAGCGCCGACACCAGCCAGGTGCTGGCCGTGGCCGAGCAGATCGGCGCGCATCTGTCGCGCTTTCTGGTGGTGGTGGACAAATCCACCGTGCCTGTGGGTACGGCCGACAAGGTACGGGAAACCATTGCGCGAGCGCTGAAAAAGCGCACCGATCTGGCCAAGAAAGCGCCGGACTTCGCCGTGGTCTCCAATCCCGAATTCTTGAAGGAAGGCGCGGCTGTCGAAGACTTCATGCGCCCGGACCGTGTGGTGATCGGCGTGAGCGACGACGCGGCGGGCCGCAAGGCCGAGACGCTGCTGCGCCAGGCCTACGCGCCGTTCAACCGCAATCGCGAGCGCCTGATCGTCATGGACGTGAAAAGCGCAGAACTGACCAAGTACGCGGCCAACGCGCTGCTGGCCACCAAGATCAGTTTCATGAACGACATGGCGAATCTGGCCGATGCGCTGGGTGCCGACATCGAACAGGTGCGCAAGGGCATTGGCTCGGATCGCCGCATCGGCTACGACTTCATCTACGCGGGGCTGGGCTACGGCGGATCGTGTTTTCCCAAGGACGTGGCCGCCATCTGCCACACCGCCCGCGAGGCCGGTGAGCGCATGCGCGTGGTCGAGGCGGTGCGCGCCGTCAACGAAGGGCAGAAGGAGCGCTTTGTCGATCGTGTGATCGCGCATTTCGGCGGCTCGCTCAAGGGCCGCACGATTGCGGTCTGGGGATTGACCTTCAAGCCCGCGACCGACGACGTGCGTGAAGCGCCCAGCCGCCACATCGTGCGCAAACTGATCGCGGCTGGTGCCAAGGTGCAGGCGCATGATCCACAAGTGCAGTCGCTCGCGCAGCTCATGCCTGGCGAAAACGTGGCGCGGTTGCAGGCGGACATCGCGTTCGTCACGAACCCGATGGAAGCGGCCAAGGGCGCGGATGCGCTGCTGATTGCGACCGAATGGAAGGTCTATCGCAGTCCGGACTTTGCGGCGCTGAAGAAGCTGCTCAAGAAGCCGGTGATCTTCGATGGCCGCAATCTGTTCGAGCCCGCAGACATGAAGCGCCTTGGCTTTCAATACCAGGGCGTGGGCCGACGCACGGCCTGAACGCGATGGCGAGCGCTCCGGCCGACTCCGCGAATCATGCTGCCAGCCCGCATTGGGCACGCAGCGTGGGCGGGGCCGCGCTCTGGACGCTGGCGCAGCACGGCTCGTTTTTCGCATGCGCCTGGTGGGTGTCGTGGTGGGCTGGGGCAGAGCGTTTTGGCGCGTTCGGGCAGGGACTGGCGCTGTCGGCCATGCTGTCGGCGGCGATCACTTTTCGGCTGGAGTACGCTGGGCAGCTTGAGCGCAGGCAGCGACGCGCGGCTTCGCTTTTTGCATTGGCGCAGCGCAGCGCGTGGGTGATCTGCGCGTTGCTGCTGGTGGCGCTGGCGGTGGTGCATCAATGGGTGCCCGTGCCGCTCTGGCTGTGGGCCAGCACGCTGGCGCTTGGGCCGCAGGCGGGCACGCTGGTGCTGGCGTCCGGCATGGCACGCAGCGGTGATGTGGTGCGCGCGGCGGCGCTGCGCAGTGGCCCGGCCATCATCATGGTGGTGGTTCTGCTGCTGGCTTGGGCGCTGGGTTGGCAGGACGGCATCGAATGGTCTATTCCGCTGGCCGCGTGGATGGGCTGGATGGCGGCACGGCTTTTGGCTTTGGCGAACAATTCAGGGGTGGCCGTGCGAAAGACGGACACGCAAAAGCTCGCCGCTTTTCATCTGCCGTTTGTGCGGGCCGAACTGCCGGGTTTTCTGCTGAACGTGAGTGCCAATCACGGACAGGTGCTGTTGATTGGCGCGTTGGGCGGAGATGCCGCTGCGGGCACGGCCGCGCTGGCGCTGCGCATTGCGATGCTGCCGACCAGCCTGTTCGGTCTGGCGCTCGCGGATCGATTGCGTTCGCGCGTGGTGGCGTTGAGCTCGAATGCTGATTTGATGGGCCTGCTGCGGCAGGCGATCAGGCGCATGGCGGGGCTGTCGTTGGCAGCGCATGCGTTGGCCGCGGTGTGCGTGCCTTTGCTGCTGCCGCTGGTGTTTCCGTCGCAGGGTGCGGTGCTGGTGCAGATGGTGATGTGGCTGCTGCCGCTAGGCGTGATTCGGCTGGTGGCGAGTCCGCTTGCGTTCATGCTGCCGTGGCGCGGATGGCTGGGTTGGAGCCTCGTCGGCCAATGCCTGCTGTTTGCGTGTGCGCTGCTGTCGGTATTGTTGGTTTTTCCCATCAGCGGATTGATCGGTGTGGCCGTTGCCTACGCGATCAGCGCCGCTGGGGTGTATCTGGGCTATCTCGTTATGGCATGGGCTGCGGCGCGAGCGGATACTTGAGGTTTGTTGAAACGGGACTTTATGAGCAGACAAGGCAAGGTGGGCGCGCAGCGTGAAGCGACGCTTTCGCGTTCGCACTACACGGACGACAGCAACTTCACGCCCGAGCATCTGTACTCCATGTCGTACCAGATCCGGCAGATTCGCAGTTTCCGTCCGCAACGCGTGCTGGAGATCGGCATCGGCAACGGCTTTGTCTCGACCTTTCTGCGTCAGTCCGGCATCGAAGTGGTGACGGCCGACATCAACCCCGAACTCAAGCCCGATGTGTGTGCGCCGCTGCATGAATTGCCGCAGCATCTGAAAGGCGAGCAGTTCGATGTGGTCTCCTGCTGCGAGGTGCTGGAGCACATGCCGTTCGATCAGTTCGGCCCGAATCTCGACACCATCCGCAGCCTTGCACCCGAGGCCTTCATCTCGCTGCCGGGGCATTTCCCGTGGGCGGGTTTCATGGGCCGCTTCGGCATTCACAACCGCTTCATCGATCTGTCGCTGGGCATTCGCATTCCCTGCCGTCGGCGTTTGACGGACGGACATTTCTGGGAAATCGCATCCGAATGGCAAACGCGCCGCTCGGCGCTGGTCGGTCATATGCGCGAGCGTTTTGCCAAGGTGGACAGCGGCGTGTTTCCCATGCATCGCTACCACTACTATTTCCGCTGCTCCGACAAGAAGGAGGGCGCGTGAAGCTGCAGCCCACTGTTGCCCAACTGCTGTCGGTGATCGCGCCGTGCCGCAATGAGCGCGAGCACATCGTCGCCTTCTGCAGCAACGTGGCGGCCATGCAGTTGCCCGAGGGCTGGCAGATCGAGGTGCTGATTGCCGATGGCGCAAGCGATGACGGCACGCGCGAGTTGCTGGGCGACTTCTGTGCGAAGGATGCGCGCTTTCGCTGGATCGACAATCCGCTGCGCATCGTCTCACCGGGACTCAATCGCTGCATTGAGCAGTCGCGTGGCGAGATCATCGTGCGGCTCGACATCCACAGCGAATACGCGAGCGACTACTTCGTGCAATGCGTGAACACGCTGGCGCGCACGGGTGCGGACAACGTGGGCGGAGCCTGGCATGCGCAAGGCCGCACCTTGATGCAGAAGGCCGTGGCAGCCGCGTTCCAGTCGCCTTGGGTGGCGGGCGGTGCGCTGTCGCGCAATCTCGAATATGAAGGCGAAGTGGACACGGTCTACCTCGGCTGCTGGCCGCGCGCGACTTTTGAAAAAGTGGGTGGCTTTGACGAGCAACTGGTGCGCAATCAGGACGATGAGCACAACCTGCGCTTGAAGAAAAACGGTTGCCGCATCTGGCAGAGCAAGACGATCCGCTCGACCTACTTTCCGCGCGGCAAGCTGTCACAGGTGTTCAAGCAGTATTCGCAATACGGTTACTGGAAGCCGTTCGTGATGAAAAAGCATGGGCAGGCTGCGGCGCTGCGGCATCTGGTGCCAGCGGCGTTCGTGATCGCACTCATGATTGCGCTGGTGCTGGCGTTCACCGTTTCTGCGTGGCCTCTGGGTTTGTTGGTGGCGGCCTATGCATGTTTGCTGGCGCTGGCGTTGTCGGGCATGCGCGCGCAGTTGGAGCCGGGTATGGCAACACGCGTGGTGGGCGTGATTGCGGCGTATCACTTTGGCTACGGTTGGGGCTCGCTGTGCGGTTGGCGCGATGTGTTGCTCGGTCGTGGCCCACAGCCGCAGTGGGGAGCGCTCACGCGATGAAGGACACTTCCTCTTCATCTTCGTCCTCCTCCAATCGCGAAGCCGCGAACGTGCGCGATCGCTATGCGCGCCGTGATGTGGGGCGCGACGCCAATCGCTACAGCCTGAGCGATCCGTATGCGCTGGCTGCGTGGCAGGAGCGTCAACGCAAGATGTTGTCGATGCTGGCCGATGCGAAGCTCAACGATTTCAGCGCGCTTGATGTGCTGGATGTGGGCTGTGGAAGCGGTGGCAATCTGCTCGATCTGCTGCGGCTTGGTGTGGACCCTGAACGCCTCCAAGGCATTGAGCTTTTGCCAGAACGTGCGGAAGCTGCGCGCGCTGTTTTGCCCGCGATTTGCCGTATCTGGAACGAGGATGCGCTGGCTCTGCAGATTCCTGCCGCGAGCCAGGATGTGATCGTGCTGTTCACCGTGTTCTCGTCGATTCTCTCCGATGCTGTGCAGCAGCAATTGGCCGCGCAGGTCTGGCATTGGCTCAAGCCCGGCGGAGCGGTGCTCTGGCACGATTTTGTCTACGACAATCCGCGCAATCCCGATGTGCGTGCCGTGCCGCTCCAACGTGTGCGCGAGCTGTTTCCCGAAGCGCACATGCGCAAGCAGCGCGTCACGTTGGCGCCGCCGCTGGGACGCGCCGCTTGCCGAGTGAGCCCTGCGCTGTATCCGTTGCTCAATGCCGTTCCGCTGCTGCGCACGCATGTGCTGTGCACGTTGGCCAAACCCTTGTGATGAAAAGAATTCTGCGATGACCGAACCACAGACCCTGTTGCCGTTTGCCTTGCCCGATGTGGGCGAGGAGGAGATCGCCGAAGTCGTCGACACGCTGCGCTCGGGCTGGCTCACGACGGGCCCCAAGACCAAGCGTTTCGAGCAGGCGTTTGCGGAGTTTCTGGGCGATGCAACGCTTGAAGCCGTGGCGGTGAATTCGGCGACCGCAGGTCTGCATCTGGCGCTTGAAGCTGCAGGCATCGGACCCGGCGATGAGGTGATCACCACCACGCACACCTTCACCGCAAGCGCCGAGGTGATCCGTTATCTGGGTGCCGATCCGGTGCTGGTGGACATCGAGGAACACAGCCTGTGCATCGACCCACGCGAGATCGAAAAACACATCACTGCGCGCACCAAGGCGATCATTCCGGTGCACTTTGGCGGGCGCAGTGCGGACATGACTTCCATTCTCGCCATCGCCAAGCGCCATGGTCTCAAGGTGATCGAGGATGCGGCCCACGCGCTGCCCTGCACGCATCGCGGCGAGATGATCGGCACGCTTGCGAGCGACGCGACGGTGTTCAGCTTCTACGCCAACAAGACCATGACGACGGGCGAGGGCGGCATGCTGGTCACGCGCGATGCGGCGCTGGCCAAGCGGGCGCGCACCATGCGCCTGCATGGCATAGACCGCGATGCGTTTGCGCGCTTCAATTCCAAGGTGCCTGCGTGGCGTTACGACATCGTCGCGCCGGGCTTCAAATACAACATGACGGACATTGCCGCGGCGATTGGACTGGTGCAGCTCAAACGCGTGCGCGACATGCAGCAGCGGCGCGCCGAGATCGCGCGGCAGTTCGATGCGGCGTTTGCATCGATGAATGTCGGTCGTCCTCCGCAGGCGGAAAACGGCGATGTGCATTCGTGGCATCTGTATCCGATTCTGGTGCCGCAAGGAGTGGACCGTGATCGCTTCATCGACCGCATGTTCGAGCAGGGCATCGGCATGAGCGTGCACTACATTCCGCTTCACCAGCAAAGCTACTGGCGCGAGTCGTGCAAGCTCGATGCCAAGGACTTTCCGGTGAGTCAGTCGGTCTACGAACGTACGGCCTCGCTGCCGATCTACACGCGCATGAGCGATGCGGATGTGGCGCGCGTGGTGGCGGCGGTGCGCAACGCGCTGGAGACTGCGTGAGCGCCAAACGCATCATGGATCTGCTGGGCGCGTCGCTCGGGCTGCTGGTGTTTTCGCCGGTGCTGCTCGCGTGCGCGGTGGCGGTCAAGCTGAGCTCTCCGGGGCCGGTGTTTTTCCGGCAGGAACGCGTGGGGCTGCATGGCAAGCCGTTTCGCATCCGCAAGTTCCGCACGATGCGGGTGACGGATGGTTCGGACCTGCAGGTCACGGCAGCGGGTGATGCGCGCATCACCGCTGTAGGACGACTGCTCAGGCGCAGCAAGCTCGACGAGCTGCCGCAATTGATCGACGTGTTGGTGGGTAACATGAGCATCGTGGGGCCAAGGCCCGAGGTGCCGCGCTATATGGCGCAGTATCCGCAGGTGGCGCGCGAGCGGATTCTGTCGGTGCGCCCCGGCATCACCGACAACGCGGCGATTGCGTTCCGTGACGAGGAGCGCATGCTGGCGGCAAGCAGCGATGTCGAGCGCACCTATGTCGAGGAGATCATGCCGATCAAGCAGCGCTACTACCTCGACTATGTGGCGCATCAGAGCGTGGCAGGTGATCTGGCGATCATCGCCCGTACGGTTTGGACAATTGTGGGTCCGCAGAGGCGGCAATCATGAGTGTGAATGGAATTCATTGGAGTCGCGACAAGGTGTTGTTCGCGCTGGCAGACATCGTCATGGTGGCGCTGGCATGGGGCATTGCGTTCTGGCTGCGTTTCAATTTTGAGCTGCCGGTCGAGTACCGCTCGATGGCGCTGGACACCATGCCATGGGCCGTCGGCTGCATGGTCGTCGGTTTGGCCGTGGCGCGCGTGCAGCGTCAGGCGTGGCGTTATGTGAGTCTGGCCGATCTGCGGCAACTGGCGTGGGGCGTGCTGCTTGGCGTGCTGGCCACCGTGGCCTGCGTGATGGTGCTGCGTTATCCGGGGTTTGCGCGGTCGGTGTTCCCGATCTTTGGTCTGCTGGTGCTGGCGATGCTCTCGGGCGCGCGTGCCACTTGGCGCTCGATTGCCGAGCAGCGACACGCGCGCGGTGGTGCGGGCGGACAGTCGTCGCTCATCATCGCGGGCACGCTGGAAGAGGCCGATCAGGCGCTGCGCACCCTCAAGGGATCGCACGACTGGCAGGTCGTCGGCATCGTGTCGCCGCGCGAGCAGGACGTCAAGCAGAGCCTGCAGAACGTGAGCGTGCTGGGCACGATCAATCAGTTGGGCCATCTGGCCGAAGCGCATGGCGTGCATTCCGTGCTGCTGGCCAGCGCACCCGGCTCGGCGCTGCGCCGCGAGGTGCTGCTGCGCTGGTCGGGCTCGCAACTGAATCTGCTGACCATGCCGACGGCGGACCACTGGCTCAACACGCCCGCCACCGATCTGCGGCAGGTCGATCTGGAGGATCTGCTGGGCCGCACGCCTGTGGTGCTCGATGCGGGCGATCTGGCGGAATGGCTGTCGGGGCAGACCGTGATGATCACCGGTGCGGGTGGCTCCATCGGTTCGGAGCTGTGCCGTCAGGTGGCGCGTTTTGGCGTGTCGCGGCTGGTGTGCGTGGACGTGTCGGAGGCGGCCATCTACACGCTGGAGCAGGAGCTGCGCATCGCGCATCCCGAGATGCTGGGCAACTACTACACGGCCAATGTGCGCGAGTATGAGCGCCTGCTGGCGATCGCACAGAAGCACCATCCGGTGGTGATCTTCCACGCGGCGGCTTACAAGCATGTGCCGCTCATGGAGGAGAGCAACGAGGTCGAGGCGCTGCGCACCAACGTGCTTGGCACGCTGAACGTGGCGCGCGTGGCGGGCGAGTGCGGAGCGCAGCGCTTCGTGCTGGTCTCCACCGACAAGGCCGTGAATCCCACGAGCATCATGGGCGCGAGCAAGCGGCTTGCCGAGCGCGTGGTGCAGGCCATGGCGGATCGTTATCCGTCAACCGAATACGTGGCGGTGCGCTTCGGAAACGTGCTGGGTTCGAGCGGTTCCGTCGTGCCGTTGTTCACGTCGCAGATTGCACGCGGCGGGCCGGTGACGGTGACGCATCCGGACATCGTGCGCTACTTCATGACGATTCCCGAAGCCGCGCAGCTTGTGGTGCAGGCGGGGCGTCTGGGGCAGTCGGGGCGTCTGGGGCAGTCGGGGCAGATCTATGTGCTCGACATGGGCGAGCCGGTGAAGATCGTCGAACTCGCGCGCCTGCTGATTCGCCTGTCGGGCCGCACCGAGACGGAAGTGCCCATCGTCTTCACGGGCTTGCGCCCCGGCGAAAAGCTGTTCGAGGAATGGCTGGCGAACGACGAAACGACTTCGGCCACCAGCCATCCACAACTGCGTGTGGTGCATCAGACGGCGGTGGTGCTGTCGCTGTACGAGCTGGAGCGTCTGCAGGGCTGGGTGGAAGACCTTGGCCCAGCACCCTCACCGAATGTGCTGCGCACGGGCTTGCATGGTTATGTGCAGGAGTACCGCGTGCGCGGGGCTTGATGGTGGCGTGAACGAATGAGAAACCGGAATCAGCGCGAGATTCCGGTCTTCTCGAGAATGTCGCTGACCAGCTCCAGACGCGCGAGCGGATTGTCGAGCGACATCATGCGCTGCTTGAGCTCCAGCGGCATCGGCAGCAGTTCGCACCAACGGTTGGACACCCAGGCGCAGTCGTTCAATTGCGCAGCGGTCGGCGTGGTTTGAATCACAGACGAATCGGGCGCGCGCTCACGCAGCGATTGCAGTGCGTTGGCCAGCAGGTCGGCGCAGCTTTGCAGCTCGTCGGGAACGGCGACGATCTGGTCGGCAGGCATCATGGTCACATCGGCTACCCAGAGGCCATGGCCGAGCAGGCGCTGGCTGGCGATGTGAAAGCGTTCGCTGCCTTTGCAGCGCACCGTCAGCAGTCCCGCCTGCGGGGTTTGCAGCTCTTCGATGTTGGCGAGCGTGCCGACGTTGTGGAGCTGCTCCTGCGGCGCACCGGCCTTGCGCACTTCCGTGCCGCTTTCAAGCGCCACGACACCGAAGGGCGCGCCCGCCTGATGGCACTTGCGCACCATGTCGAGATAGCGCACTTCGAACACGCGCAGGGAGAGTTCGCCGTCGGGAAAAAGAACCGTGCCGAGCGGGAACAAGGGCAGGGAAGACAGTGTCAGTTGTTGGGACATGAGGGGTAGATGCGATCTGCATCGCTATCATCCCACGTTGCGTGAGCCCATTGGGGCCGTCACGCGGAATTAGTTTGGATCACCATGCTCTTAGATATTGTTTCCCTGCTGCTGGACGTCGTCTGCGGACTGTTCTCTGGCGCTTGCCTGCTCAGGCTGTACATGCAGATGCAGCGCATTCCGTTCGCCAATCCGATTGGTCAGCTTGTGTTTGTGTTGACGGACTGGCTGGTGATTCCGCTGCGCAAGATCCTGCCATCGGCGGGGCGTTGGGATCTGTCCTGCCTGATCGGTGCATTCCTGGGGCAACTGGTTCAGCACCTGATTCTGGCGCTGCTCATGGGCTTCCTGTCCTTGATCGTGTTTGCGCCGCTGGAAGCTGTTTTCGGCATGGTGCGCGTTGCTCTGTCGGGGATGATGATGATGCTCCTCGTGAGCGTGGTTCTGTCATGGGTGCAGGCCGATTCGTCCATTGGCAGCGCGCTGAACCGACTATGCGAGCCGGTGCTCAGGCCCATCCGTCGGGTTGTGCCGATCATGGGCGGATTCGATTTCTCGCCGCTGGTGGCCATGGTGATTTTGCAGGTGCTGCTGATCGTGCTGAAACATCTGCGCACGACGGTGCTGAGCATCGCCATCGCCTGAGTTCACGTCTTTTTTCAGCCATGAAAAAACCGCCAGATCCTTGCGGAGACTGGCGGTTTTTTTGTGAGCACTGAAAACTGAGTTTCAGATCACCTGATCAGGCAACGGAATCGGCTGGCAAGCGTTGCAGCATGGCCAGCGATTGCGCGATGGTCTGGCGCAGTTCGCGGCGGTCGCAGATGAAGTCGACGGCACCCTTGGTCTGCAGGAACTCGGCGCGCTGGAAACCTTCGGGCAGCTTCACGCGCACGGTGGATTCGATCACGCGAGGGCCGGCAAAGCCGATCAGGGCCTTGGGTTCGGCGATCACGATGTCGCCCACGAACGCAAAGCCAGCCGAGACGCCACCCATGGTCGGGTCGGTCAGCACGCTGATGTAGGGCAGGCCCTTCTTCGCCAGACGCGTGAGCGCTGCGTTGGTCTTGGCCATCTGCATGAGCGACAGCAGGCCTTCCTGCATGCGCGCACCGCCGGTGGCGGTGAAGCAGATGAAAGGCACCTTCTGCTCGATGGCGGTTTCGACGCCGCGCACAAAGCGCTCGCCGACCACGGAGCCCATGGAGCCGCCCATGAATTCGAACTCGAAACAGGCAGCGACCACGTTGATGCTCTTGACGGCACCGCCCATGACGATCAGCGCATCGGTCTCGCCGGTGTGCTCCAGCGCTTCCTTCAGACGCTCTGGGTACTTGCGGCTGTCCTTGAACTTGAGCGGATCGACCGGCAGGACTTCCTGACCGATCTCGTAGCGGCCTTCCGGATCGAGGAACGCGTCCAGACGGGCGCGCGCGCCGATGCGGTGATGGTGACCGCAGGTCGGGCAGACCATCTGGTTGTGCTCCAGATCGTTCTTGTAGAGCACGGATTCGCAGCTGGGGCACTTGATCCAAAGGCCCTCGGGCATTTGGCGGCGTTCAGCGGGGTCGGTCTGCTGAATCTTGGAAGGCAGCAGTTTTTCGAGCCAGGACATAGGTTTCCTTTCCAATACGCAAGCGCCGCGGCTCATTTCATTTTGAGAAAAGCGAGCCGGGCGTGATGGCGGGATTATGCGTCCATTGCCTTGCGCACGCCGCGCAGGAAATCGACGGTCAGGGGAATGATCTTTTCGTGGGGCTGATCTTCGAGCAACTGGATGATCTTGCTGCCGATGATGACCGCGTCGGAGAACTTGGCGATCGTGGCCGCAGTCTGCGCATCACGAATGCCGAAGCCCACGCCCACGGGGATCTTCACGTGCTCGCGGATCTTGGGCAGCATGGCTTCGACGGCTGCGGTGTCGAGCGCGCCGGAGCCGGTCACGCCCTTGAGCGACACGTAGTACACGTAGCCGCTGGCCACATCCGCCACCTGCTGCATGCGCGCAGGCGTGCTGGTG
This genomic stretch from Diaphorobacter sp. HDW4B harbors:
- a CDS encoding YggT family protein — translated: MLLDIVSLLLDVVCGLFSGACLLRLYMQMQRIPFANPIGQLVFVLTDWLVIPLRKILPSAGRWDLSCLIGAFLGQLVQHLILALLMGFLSLIVFAPLEAVFGMVRVALSGMMMMLLVSVVLSWVQADSSIGSALNRLCEPVLRPIRRVVPIMGGFDFSPLVAMVILQVLLIVLKHLRTTVLSIAIA
- a CDS encoding LON peptidase substrate-binding domain-containing protein, with product MSQQLTLSSLPLFPLGTVLFPDGELSLRVFEVRYLDMVRKCHQAGAPFGVVALESGTEVRKAGAPQEQLHNVGTLANIEELQTPQAGLLTVRCKGSERFHIASQRLLGHGLWVADVTMMPADQIVAVPDELQSCADLLANALQSLRERAPDSSVIQTTPTAAQLNDCAWVSNRWCELLPMPLELKQRMMSLDNPLARLELVSDILEKTGISR
- the accD gene encoding acetyl-CoA carboxylase, carboxyltransferase subunit beta produces the protein MSWLEKLLPSKIQQTDPAERRQMPEGLWIKCPSCESVLYKNDLEHNQMVCPTCGHHHRIGARARLDAFLDPEGRYEIGQEVLPVDPLKFKDSRKYPERLKEALEHTGETDALIVMGGAVKSINVVAACFEFEFMGGSMGSVVGERFVRGVETAIEQKVPFICFTATGGARMQEGLLSLMQMAKTNAALTRLAKKGLPYISVLTDPTMGGVSAGFAFVGDIVIAEPKALIGFAGPRVIESTVRVKLPEGFQRAEFLQTKGAVDFICDRRELRQTIAQSLAMLQRLPADSVA